tGTTTTTTGGTATTTGGCAATagcttttttaataaatatgtatgtttttaaaatacagaaataaaaaaaaattaaaaagaaatatgtttaaaataataaaaaaaaagtatatatatacaattgaaaaaattaatcaaatatttatatataaattatagtaTACCTAGCAATAGtacaagaaaaataaaattttaaatagaaacattttaaaagcaattgaaattgttattttttcaataaaattaaaatacataaaaattttaaaaaataataaatatatttatcaaaaatttcaatatgaaacaattttgtttaaaatacaaatattttattaaacaagtatataatttttttttgaaagtttaaatatatttctatggtatttttgttaatttatacgtctaataatatatttttattaaaatagagACTTATAAGTggataagaaaaatataaatatatatagcaaaataatgtttattgttatattttgtttatacttcaagtattataataatttttcaaactTTAACTAACTATATTATTGGTTATCCATTTATAAAAAccgttatttaaaaaaaaaattttttttttcacttttaaagtaattatttatttataaaaaacgtgtgaatttttgaaatatatatagtaattatttttacaaataaactatttataaaagtaaggtattttttttaaaaatattattaatttaaaatgtaaaaaaaaattgttattatagaaatagaaatttaaatgaaagtaggtaaaaaattatatttcatattatataatataatatgaaatattttactaataaattaaattaatatataatagtcgtataaattaatatttaaaatagaaaaattaatttataaaagtatttggtcaaaattaaattgaatatattttaaatattttaaatactttaaataattaattaaattaaattaaattttaatgaatatttattaaatttaaattaaaatagttaaaaaatattactgtAAAATCATTTGCAAAATTTTGTTCTTTAAAAGattacaaattatatttaaaaaaataattttgtacttattaaaatttacattttataacaaaataagaaataatatttaaaattggaTGTATTAAAACTTTACTTACCAAATTTCTTTgtataagaaaattattaaaacttctataaaataatttctgtaaatgacaaatattttagtattactaaagaaatattataataattttttttaaagtataaactTCTTATTTGGTAACTTTTAAGATAAGtaatatgtttaataatCGGTATAATTATggtatatgtataatattaattttactgaaaattatttctgttaatataaaattaatttttttttgtttacaaaaaataaataaataaataaaatacaattactttaaaaaattgtttattttttaattaattagaAGCAAAGGATTGGATATATATTgattataaatgtattattactctataatattaaaaagtagtaaaaaaaacacaatttatttattaatataaaattattctataTTCTACTggattttgatttttttaagcatctttttttttgtagatttttttcttttagtactattttttttaatatattttataattgtttattttattgtatttgatttatattgcaattaaaatttgtctgaagcaatatttttcaaatccaataaattttttttttgttgataaaataaaaaatagcATTTGTTGTTTAATTCTATGAGATAAATTGaacattaaaattagtatataattttttttgtaaggAGATACTGCTTGTAATAATGGTAATtgtgattaaaaatttctttttcagtaaacaataattttgattataataaaacaatttgttaaacatcaaatttttaaccataaaaaaatttaatatctattgttgtttatcattatttttaaactgtTTGAGATTTGATTCTATTGCTTCGTAACCCATTAATTCACCATCATTTTTCCTTATATCATAATTAGTTGAAGAAACACCACAACAAAAATCTtgtatttctttttcattacaTCCTTTGGTACAACAATTTAATGCTATTCCAATATGATGATTCGGAATTTCATAAGAAACATATTgaaattctttattttcataaaagtCTGATGTATTAATTTCTGGACAAATATAAGTAGAACaataattgaatattttatctttcatTCTTTTTCCACATATTGGTCTTTGAGAATTTATCATACATGTTACAACTAATagttgaataaaaataataattgttaacAAGCgtgaaaacattttttttttccttttatttaatatctctctactataaatatataaattgtttttaaagtAAAGATATAactaaaactataaaaaaaagattaataaatgataaagttACGTAAATTAAGAAGAGTACAAcattctattattttaaatataaaaatatttaatatattttacataagtgtttataaatttcattaGTAAAGCtactatttaatataatgaaaatagaattaatattttattagcaTTTATCTTCAAACTCCACcttttttagttaatttttgatttttctcaattttatataaaaaatttttaatttatatggttaaaaattttttaaaattaatgttctaagattatttaaaaatgaatactttcataaaatataaattataaatgtattttaattattaagaaattagataaagattgtgtaaaataaaaagtttttgaaaaaaaaagaaagttaattatatgagaagattaaatatttttcataaagaaacaaaatttaaagtaaaataaatattataaatgaaagattaatataataataattttaattattaaaaatatagttatttatgaaaaattaattttaaagaaacaaagtatatatatatatattaaattttaaagtttctttttaaaaataatttttataaggAAAATGTAGTATAGATAAACTAAAAGagcaaaaattaataatgtaaaagaaataatattttgataataggaaaattaaactttaattttgataaacttATGTTTATCTggttaatatttaaaagttgcgatatttaatatagttaataattttgatattgtATTTGAAAtgtcaaatatatttaagaaGTAAGTCaatcatatttataaaattataaaacgGAAACAATTTTgatttcttttaaatctatataaaataaaaagtatttttttttttttgttgttattaCTTCTTAGATAGATTAAAGGCTACTCtccatttataaataatagtaaatgctatgttgatgaaataataatacaattgataatgtttttgaaataataatatatcttatGTCAAATTAATGTAGCTTTAAAGTAtcacaaataataataaagcaATAGAATAAGTTTTGAAACataaatgattataaaaatataaattgatgataaaaactaatctttatatttacaagATAGAGAAAATCTAAgggaaaattttaattttgtaaagttgcaactttaaaaataaaaactaataaaatatatatctttacctgacaaaatatgtttttttttatacttttctAACAAAATGAGGAagaaaagtataattttgcctattataaacttttattttttataatttatatcatctataaagtataaaatgaccttttaaaaatatagttcaatattttttatttctgtTAAAGTACATATTAATCAAGGaaacaatttatatacaaaattttatataaacttattaaataaaaaaaaatatttttaatttatttaatacttttagtatataaaaataaattaattactttatcaaaaattataactataacagtaataataataatcgtttccttaaatttatacattttatgtataatataCAAGTAATCTCtacataataaaaacaacattaagtagtaaaaatttgataatagACTTTTATACGATGACattataacattataaaaaaaaagatattgaattaaaagtaaagatgataaaacttacataacaattaaattatatcatCTATCTATTTATTGGTAATAATACTTCTACTGTTATTGGTTcactaaaatatattacattgtaaaaaacatttaaaattttttttaaaaatgaaacaatataaaaattttaatttttattaacataacaacaatagaattatttttaattttaaaaaatcattcaattaaaagtacgtttttaaattagtattaaaattttgtacttatcttaatctatttttttaaaataaatattaatattttagtaatatttttaattattttattattacagtATATTCCTTTTTAtagttaacattttttataaatttcctttgataaattaattaatatcataatcatatattataaattattaaaatgtttttatcacactatttattttttatttttttatttcaaaaatgatttaaaaagtttattaaaatcttttattaaaacgatatgtattatgtaaaataaaaatgttgaatTCTGTTAATTTGGCAATGATAAATtagcattaaaaaatatttcacaaGATGATTGAATCAATAATGAGGtcaacattattattttccattaataaaaatgtagtATTTTTGAGGAAATATTTAAGATTAGAATAtaagaagaaaattttatgttaaatattaatacaattaGTATACTTACACTATCAATATatctaattttaatgtatgCTGTACTTTGTTGTCTAATTAAAATACattctttaaattaaaaattattaaaaaattttttgttaactttttattaaaaaaattatacttttttgtttctttaaaataattctttcaTTTAACTTCTTATTTTGAAATCTAAACTTCAAAAGGTCacaaaaatgttatattctAAAGCATTAGTAGAAATTAATTCATGTTATTATTTCGCTGCCCCcacataaaataattataatttatttcgaaatatttatttttaaattcaaagATCTCAAGACAtgtattttttgtataatctttttgaaaatgattttgccaaaaaaagttttacttgagttttaaatttaaatcttaatatatcttttttatgaaaaaaaataatatagcATTTTATCAGATACTGTATAATATtcagttatttttatttaattcttttaacgTTAACTTCCGATATTTGTCAATAGaaaattatactatttttgATACTATTGGTAAATTTTGGAAGcttgttttttttacaaatgaCTTTATATCAACAAGCATTTTTTcactaacttttttttgcaaatgattaaaattaaaaatttaattattttaaaaataaaactgaTTTTCACAAAATAATTTGTGTCATTCCAAGAACGGAAAACaagtattttattcttttaaaataattaatcattttttttagtaatttcaaatgttttttattcattaaacATCAAAGAAAATAGTGCTGGTCATAAATTTTCTTGACTATATCAttgtaaaacttttttaaaaataatataaaataaaaatattttatacttctatttatcaacaaaaaaaaatacctttCATTATGGCATTCACTCTTTTGTAGgcaaatgtataaatttagttaattaaagtaaaacgaaattgtttaaaaaaattgtaaatttgTTACAAAACCAATCAGCatgaataattaaaagtttcaaatttaaaatgtgataataataaaaaaatggataCTTTTTCACTTTGGTAGAAAcctttttttcattttaccTTCTCTTATTATTTTCACATTTATCTCCAGTTGATAATAAGCTGTCACATTCTGCagtaatttcaaaaaaataccCTTCTTCTTGTTATTCTGCTTTCACATAAATTTTGTGAAATATCTTTGCaacattttttatgaatTGTCTCAGTACTTCTTATTCACTCATTTCATACTTTACAAATTAATGGAAAGAGCACAAAAAAGCATTAAGAAGTCAAAGTCATCTGATTCACTTCAAAAAAGacttaaaagataaattttcaaaaaaaaaaaataaatttaattaataaaaaagttttttttcttatcaaattcttcaaataaatttttttatcaaatactTTATCCAATATCttgttaatatttgttataaattattattaattttaatttttgtaaaaataatttttttttagtactttatctttaaatctctttttttaaatgattttaaaattttaaacaatatttttatctttttttattgcaaaatttgaaaaaagattaattaaaaatgtttttagtAAGTAGCTTTAGAATTTGTTCtcctaatatttttttaatacattttaataacattacttgagtaaaatatttattatttcaattgTATCATTGTCTATATAagaatattacaaaataataagaatatttaattaccttaaaaattacaattttatttttcgtttttaaaagtaatataatatagaaagttcttaaaaaatatactttagaaataataaattttctataacttaataaatgataaagattTAGCTAGATTCTAGTTCTTGAATGATTTTATTCTATGATGGCTTCCTTTAtcatagtaaaaaaaatcccacgataaaaaaagattaaacatttttaaaattcatatCACTAAACTTTTgacataaaaataagtttaaactttataattaaattaaaaaataaaaaaaaattataatatttattctgATAGCTATGTTATGacaaattcaaaaaaatcaattttatttccgtaagttatcattaaattaatttcttttaattttaataaagttcCTACTGAAATAGAAAATTTCCAAAAGATGGTTCTACCAAAATTGAATAGtaccaaaaaaaatgttttactatgtacttcttaaaaattttaatttaaaaatcaaaatcaTTTAACTCTTCTTCAGATGATGGTGAATGATGGTTCCAATCAATTTTTGCTGTTACTGGTGTTACACAAAGAGAATCTTTGTATGATTCTGGTAATTCAAAAATTGTagtatcaaaattaaaaccATTATTGTACATTCCACATCCATAACTACTTTTGATCTGACgtctttttaaaacatttcttGTTAATGGCAACGGTGTTCCTGGTTTGattgttaaaataagatTATATGAATTGGCTACCATGATATCTGCAACTTGATCAAGACTTTTATTGTCAACTGATATACCATTAACTTCTAAAATCTCATCATTTGGTGATAATAGACCAGATAATTCTGCTATTCCTCCACGTACTAGCCTTGATACAAAAATTCCATTCATCTTTACAATACCATTATGTGTTATTCTAAAAACTGTGTTtgttttaatgtaaaaaccTAAACTTAAATCGCCTTCTTGTTTACATAAATGAACTCGTCTCTGAGATTCAGGAAGATTGTTAACATCAAGAATTGCCGAAATCTAAAACATTTTCAAATTAatcaatttaattaaaaaaaaaaaaagaaatttactCTTCTAAAATCCATCGGCTGAGATATAGTAAAGTTTTTTTGATTACTactatttgaaaaatttaataaagtagatacactttttttctttcttaaCTGAACATTACTTTCATTCACATGTTCTGTCCatgaatctttttttttacttacaaCAAGTCTTAATAAATTTCCTTCAAAAGCTTTCctcatattattttcattatttataggAAGTAAATCTCCACCCTTTGATATGTAACAAATAGAAATAGGAATATCAATGAGATCATGAATTTGTTGTACATTTTTTGCAAAATCATCAAACGAGAATAAATCAACAccttttgaaatttttatagagAAACGTCGATACTCAAAATCAAACTTTGATTTTATTCTAATTATTtgaaacattattataaaataatataaaattacacAACAAATCCTAGCAAGATgacataaataaaacaacaagagaatagttttaataaataaatagtaattgaaaacaaatgaaataaataatatatgagAAAACGAATAAAAATCTAAATTACTAAGTGAGAAAGAAATGCAAAAATGACTTGTAAAATTgtagttatttttattgttatataatattttatgaccGCATCATGTTTGAAAAGGAAAAAAGATATTCATACTCAAAGCAACAAAAAACAATATGTTTATAGAATGCCATTGTACACATGtatgttattattatgtatGTTTATAAGCATATCTCTAAactaaactatttttaaaatataacttcAACTAtgagtaataataattatatgtagaattttattttttttttttgattctataattaataataaaattttccaaTAATTTTCTATTCTGGTGCAACAAGACGTTTTGATCTTTCAACTAATAAATCCCATGAATATGCAC
This Strongyloides ratti genome assembly S_ratti_ED321, chromosome : 2 DNA region includes the following protein-coding sequences:
- a CDS encoding Insulin-like domain-containing protein, whose amino-acid sequence is MINSQRPICGKRMKDKIFNYCSTYICPEINTSDFYENKEFQYVSYEIPNHHIGIALNCCTKGCNEKEIQDFCCGVSSTNYDIRKNDGELMGYEAIESNLKQFKNNDKQQ
- a CDS encoding LD29223p, producing MFQIIRIKSKFDFEYRRFSIKISKGVDLFSFDDFAKNVQQIHDLIDIPISICYISKGGDLLPINNENNMRKAFEGNLLRLVVSKKKDSWTEHVNESNVQLRKKKSVSTLLNFSNSSNQKNFTISQPMDFRRISAILDVNNLPESQRRVHLCKQEGDLSLGFYIKTNTVFRITHNGIVKMNGIFVSRLVRGGIAELSGLLSPNDEILEVNGISVDNKSLDQVADIMVANSYNLILTIKPGTPLPLTRNVLKRRQIKSSYGCGMYNNGFNFDTTIFELPESYKDSLCVTPVTAKIDWNHHSPSSEEELNDFDF